The Lacipirellula parvula genome window below encodes:
- a CDS encoding beta strand repeat-containing protein, producing MSRRSRGQWFSAVSFLGQGNTKRNRTVRPETRPLRMETLEDRRVLAAVVVGVGNNVVNGDTSSIAALIASPGADGISLHEAILAANATSGANSISFAPGVAGTTISIAGGLPTLTGNLALQGPITLEGNLFTRGLAIDAGANVSITGFTMRSCYANVNGGGVYNAGNLTLTSCTFRANNAGDSGGAIYNAAGATLTATFLTAQDNFAGMFGAGIFNAGTLNVSSSHRGYDPTFLYSTGPTANGFIANVSEGYGGAIFNAGSGNATFTDVSMLFNSASANGGGIFNEGVMTVNGIVGPTELPVAPGYNFPQKFAFDVLAYNNAMEGAGAYNTGTLTMIGCSIKNNSSLPPGVGGGVTNAGSLTLIDCTVTGSTPDSIVNYNVLSVVNSTFSANSGQAISNGGTATITSSTIAGNGIGINNGGTLALNNSVLASNSSGNIVGGGGLSGSNNFVSDGSGAGLTGTLTGDAMLGPLTIANGGATATMRPLVGSPLLNVGNNSLVPGGVTTDQRGAKRIKNGTVDIGAVEVGAETIEVTTVIDEDNGTISAAQGTGTSLREAIGYASGYLPIDGATITFAANVVGAIELGVKQLPDITGNLIIVGPGANALAIDGHNVGPTPNGYGGIVSIYSEMADGDYSGVAISGLTFRNGFAAESGGAIAGSRKLTLTSCNFVGNSAGYRGGAIVGGIGIMTLVDCLFLGNSTRTGTSYVEGGGAIEYGGVLNVTHSTFSGNTTGAYGGAIRSLGTATITDSSFTGNSAFGGGAIYNYKYGLENKPGWGVALIINSTLSGNSASYGGALASEFQAGWGVYSTATVVNSTVDGNLAAVRGGAIYNAGDLTITSSTLFGNSADAGAGGIDNGTPFNTGGTNGRGTVTLNNSIIDSAAGADVAIGADFIGAFAGSYNLISDGAGGLANTITGDALLGPLKNNGGLTRTRAPLAGSAAINGGNPASIPGAAGLPLVDQRGAGYARLLGSRIDLGAVEVASGDFNYDGRVDGADFLAWQRQFGSAAAPSGSGADGNGSGSVDGADLNVWRGQFGQPSGGSAVVAATPASVMQVTVAAPAPAAISGDERDQFEDGLAEEQPAAAVFAPLAGLATSSGVTRRDAAFAALTKQADAIEASAGFVNRRLRYEERGASDSPAELESCFAALDEEEAAGATVDEFAGAMVGAW from the coding sequence ATGAGTCGTCGCTCCCGCGGCCAGTGGTTTTCGGCGGTTTCTTTTCTGGGGCAAGGCAACACAAAGCGGAATCGCACGGTGCGGCCGGAGACGCGGCCGTTGCGAATGGAAACGCTCGAAGACCGGCGAGTGCTGGCGGCGGTCGTCGTCGGCGTGGGGAACAACGTCGTCAACGGCGATACTTCGTCGATTGCCGCGCTGATCGCCAGCCCCGGCGCGGACGGCATTTCGCTGCATGAGGCGATCCTCGCCGCGAACGCCACCTCGGGCGCCAACTCGATTAGTTTCGCCCCCGGCGTTGCTGGCACCACGATCAGCATCGCCGGCGGGTTGCCCACGCTTACCGGCAACCTCGCGCTGCAGGGGCCGATCACCCTCGAAGGCAACCTGTTTACCCGAGGCCTGGCAATCGATGCCGGCGCCAATGTGAGCATCACCGGCTTCACGATGCGAAGCTGCTACGCGAACGTCAACGGCGGCGGCGTCTACAACGCCGGCAATCTGACGCTCACGAGTTGCACGTTCCGGGCGAACAATGCGGGCGACTCGGGAGGCGCGATTTATAACGCCGCCGGCGCCACGCTCACCGCGACCTTCCTGACGGCTCAAGACAATTTCGCCGGCATGTTTGGCGCCGGCATCTTCAACGCCGGCACGCTCAATGTCAGCAGCAGCCATCGCGGCTACGATCCGACGTTCCTCTACTCAACGGGACCGACTGCCAACGGCTTCATCGCGAATGTCAGTGAAGGCTACGGCGGCGCGATTTTTAACGCCGGCAGCGGCAACGCCACCTTCACTGACGTGTCGATGTTGTTCAACTCGGCCTCAGCCAACGGCGGCGGCATCTTCAATGAAGGCGTGATGACGGTGAACGGCATCGTCGGCCCCACAGAACTGCCGGTGGCGCCTGGTTACAACTTTCCTCAGAAGTTCGCGTTCGACGTGCTAGCCTACAACAACGCCATGGAGGGCGCCGGCGCCTACAACACCGGCACGCTCACGATGATCGGCTGCAGCATCAAGAACAACAGCAGCCTGCCGCCTGGCGTCGGCGGCGGCGTCACGAACGCGGGCAGTCTCACGCTGATCGACTGCACGGTGACTGGCAGCACGCCTGACAGCATTGTGAACTACAACGTGCTGTCGGTCGTCAACAGCACGTTCTCTGCGAACAGCGGCCAAGCCATTTCCAACGGCGGCACGGCCACGATCACAAGCAGCACCATTGCCGGCAACGGCATCGGCATCAACAACGGCGGAACGCTAGCACTAAACAATTCTGTACTGGCTAGCAACAGTTCGGGCAACATTGTCGGCGGCGGCGGGCTCAGCGGCAGCAACAACTTTGTCAGCGACGGCAGCGGCGCGGGCCTCACGGGCACGCTCACCGGGGATGCGATGTTGGGACCGTTGACGATCGCCAACGGCGGGGCGACGGCCACGATGCGGCCGCTCGTTGGCAGCCCGTTGCTCAACGTCGGCAACAATAGCCTGGTTCCCGGCGGCGTCACGACCGATCAGCGCGGGGCGAAGCGAATTAAGAACGGCACGGTGGATATCGGCGCCGTCGAGGTCGGAGCAGAGACAATTGAAGTCACGACTGTCATCGATGAGGATAACGGCACGATCAGTGCCGCGCAAGGCACGGGGACGTCGCTGCGCGAAGCCATCGGCTACGCGAGCGGTTACCTGCCCATCGACGGCGCGACGATCACCTTCGCGGCCAACGTGGTCGGCGCCATCGAACTTGGCGTTAAGCAACTGCCTGATATCACGGGCAACCTCATCATCGTTGGCCCAGGGGCCAACGCACTAGCAATCGACGGGCACAACGTGGGGCCGACGCCGAACGGCTACGGCGGCATCGTTTCGATCTATTCGGAGATGGCCGACGGCGATTACAGCGGCGTTGCTATTTCCGGCCTGACTTTCCGCAACGGCTTCGCTGCCGAAAGTGGCGGCGCGATAGCCGGGAGCCGCAAGCTCACGCTCACCAGTTGTAACTTCGTCGGCAACAGCGCCGGGTATCGGGGTGGCGCCATTGTCGGGGGGATCGGAATCATGACGTTGGTCGATTGCCTATTCCTGGGCAATTCGACGCGTACCGGTACCAGCTATGTCGAGGGGGGCGGCGCCATCGAGTATGGCGGCGTGTTGAACGTCACCCATAGCACCTTCTCCGGGAACACGACGGGCGCCTACGGGGGAGCCATCCGCAGTCTAGGGACTGCAACCATCACGGACAGCAGCTTCACAGGCAATTCAGCCTTCGGCGGCGGAGCGATTTACAACTACAAATACGGCCTTGAGAACAAACCCGGGTGGGGAGTGGCGTTGATTATTAACAGCACGTTGTCAGGAAACTCAGCGAGCTACGGCGGCGCGCTAGCCAGCGAATTCCAGGCAGGCTGGGGCGTGTACAGCACGGCGACGGTCGTTAACAGCACGGTCGACGGAAACCTGGCGGCGGTGCGAGGCGGCGCGATCTACAATGCGGGCGACCTGACCATTACCAGCAGCACCCTGTTCGGAAACTCGGCCGACGCCGGCGCCGGCGGCATCGACAACGGCACCCCGTTCAACACTGGTGGAACCAACGGCCGGGGCACGGTCACCCTCAATAACAGCATCATCGACAGCGCCGCTGGCGCCGATGTCGCGATAGGCGCCGATTTTATCGGCGCCTTCGCCGGCAGTTACAACCTCATCAGCGATGGCGCCGGCGGATTGGCGAACACGATCACGGGCGATGCGCTGCTCGGCCCGCTGAAAAACAACGGCGGCCTCACGCGGACAAGAGCGCCGCTCGCCGGCAGCGCGGCCATCAACGGGGGAAATCCAGCGAGCATTCCTGGCGCTGCTGGCTTGCCGCTGGTGGATCAACGCGGGGCGGGCTACGCACGACTGCTGGGGAGCCGCATTGATCTGGGCGCCGTCGAAGTCGCGTCGGGCGATTTTAATTACGACGGTCGCGTCGATGGGGCCGACTTCCTCGCTTGGCAGCGGCAGTTCGGTTCCGCCGCGGCGCCGAGCGGCAGCGGAGCCGACGGGAATGGGAGCGGGAGCGTTGATGGCGCTGATTTGAATGTGTGGCGCGGGCAGTTTGGACAGCCGAGCGGCGGGAGCGCGGTTGTTGCTGCGACGCCGGCCAGCGTGATGCAAGTGACCGTTGCTGCGCCTGCGCCAGCCGCGATCAGCGGCGACGAGCGTGACCAGTTCGAGGACGGCCTCGCTGAGGAGCAGCCAGCAGCGGCCGTGTTCGCGCCGCTCGCTGGGTTGGCGACAAGCAGCGGCGTGACTAGACGCGATGCGGCTTTTGCCGCGCTCACGAAGCAGGCCGATGCGATTGAGGCAAGCGCCGGCTTTGTGAATCGGCGGCTGCGTTACGAAGAACGGGGCGCGAGCGACTCGCCCGCCGAATTGGAGAGTTGCTTCGCGGCGCTCGACGAAGAGGAAGCGGCGGGTGCAACGGTCGATGAGTTCGCTGGGGCGATGGTTGGCGCGTGGTGA
- a CDS encoding helix-turn-helix transcriptional regulator → MPQHELTAADHDRVYKLWDELAAFPSAEIDRAWRHLAETIAGWIGANTGFWVGTVRLLDGAAAEEDLLHGWRVKVVTFLHPPSEEEVQAAQRAVATRPPDLGMATVAAVRGSGRFRVHRLHDGFVDLEAFRETDYFKSHFVAFGVDDQLWVAAPISPQTEAYFVFNRSGPSRFTEADAALAGFALRGLNWFQRQLFYSHGLLVAQDPLTPTQRDVLQLLLSDKTEKEIAAEMGQSFHTTHTHVKDIFRKYNVKSRAGLMAVWLT, encoded by the coding sequence TTGCCGCAGCACGAACTCACCGCCGCCGACCACGACCGCGTCTACAAACTCTGGGATGAACTCGCTGCGTTTCCTTCCGCGGAGATCGATCGCGCTTGGCGTCACCTCGCCGAAACGATCGCCGGCTGGATCGGCGCCAACACCGGCTTCTGGGTCGGCACGGTCCGCTTGCTCGACGGCGCCGCTGCCGAGGAGGACCTACTCCACGGCTGGCGTGTGAAAGTCGTCACGTTCCTCCACCCGCCCAGCGAGGAAGAAGTGCAGGCCGCCCAGCGGGCCGTCGCCACGCGGCCGCCTGATCTAGGCATGGCCACCGTCGCCGCCGTCCGCGGCAGCGGCCGCTTTCGCGTCCACCGCTTGCACGACGGCTTCGTCGATTTAGAGGCGTTCCGCGAGACCGACTACTTCAAGTCCCACTTCGTGGCCTTTGGCGTCGACGACCAACTGTGGGTCGCCGCGCCAATCAGTCCGCAGACTGAAGCCTACTTCGTCTTCAATCGCTCCGGCCCGAGTCGCTTCACGGAAGCCGATGCAGCACTAGCCGGCTTTGCACTCCGCGGCCTCAACTGGTTTCAGCGTCAACTCTTCTACAGCCACGGCCTGCTCGTCGCGCAAGATCCGCTCACCCCGACGCAGCGCGACGTGCTGCAACTGCTCCTCTCCGACAAAACGGAAAAAGAAATCGCCGCGGAAATGGGCCAGAGCTTCCACACGACGCACACCCACGTGAAAGACATCTTCCGCAAGTACAACGTGAAGAGCCGCGCCGGCCTGATGGCCGTGTGGTTGACGTAG
- a CDS encoding carboxypeptidase regulatory-like domain-containing protein, whose product MVAILNRLADAIVQQSLLVCVVFLLAAGTSWILRSASAHWRYLLWLLVLAKCLTPPMVNLSLPVLLPSTPLTEAPLADVPIEPTVVSQAQGVADESAAAATEIQDDAMTRVAIKARPAHDATRGLPIRAVLAAAWLLGCAAFGMLVAARIWRTHQELKCSRSAADGATLELVAELSRTLGMRTPPEVFTSAAAGQPFVWGWLTGSIYLPTDFQQLGDAPQRRTVLMHELAHVARWDAAMNHAQLFVQAIFFFHPLVWRANREIRKEREKCCDEIVLSSSLASPRQYCEAIVEMMAHAVHGRQAAPALAVAGEVEAVEERIAAMMTPHRRFARRASWAARWAVLAAACVVLPTALVVTSRAESPTEAAADATAAVAAGEGSWKKGQELEVRIVDAETQQPLPGVTLELQNQGEGIDFQDVREFATDANGRAVLQLSDLPPTAVRVYPTKESYVPLRVYWEGAPWAKLPAAITVPLTRATPIGGVVKNEAGEPISGVAVEIHYWATGEGKAPHIRANINAKTTTDEQGRWQIDKMPAEVEQDEVRIWFTHPDYVSDHVRRGYIPTPLYPSSSFQKLFDQKAVTAMRRGDDVRGQVVDETGKPIAGASINVDERYYWWSDEPPRATTDENGEFRIVGIEFKPNERLALHGQSPLYVAVQAAGYAPELIGVDKGGVIPPVTLRRGQTLRGRIVDTQGQPVEGVGVIERQWRGQRNRLGLGMKSNADGRFEITDAPADDIQYDFSKEGYMSVENLALKPGSEETIVTLKAPLKIKGAVIDAETREPIGQFTLLKGIDYGDGRAPEWPNFMTTQMAGGRFETSIDQEEFSWQLRVEAEGYMPAESRAFRPYKPDQGEIAWGVELHKAEPFSGTVLGLKGEPLAAADVYLSTTRTNLDGRKAVYHEGNRVTKTDTSGRFSLPPEVEPFCLVAIHPDGIAMVTEKEFAESTELRLEPWTADNEQLQIIRRPSPGQHVNFPKP is encoded by the coding sequence ATGGTAGCCATTCTCAATCGGCTTGCTGATGCAATTGTGCAGCAAAGCCTGCTGGTGTGCGTCGTTTTTCTGCTAGCGGCCGGCACAAGCTGGATACTCCGCTCCGCCAGCGCTCATTGGCGGTATTTGTTGTGGTTGCTGGTGCTTGCGAAATGCCTCACGCCGCCGATGGTGAATTTGTCGCTACCCGTTTTGTTGCCGAGCACGCCGCTCACTGAGGCGCCGCTCGCTGATGTTCCTATCGAGCCGACGGTCGTCTCTCAAGCCCAAGGTGTAGCCGACGAGTCGGCGGCTGCGGCGACGGAAATTCAAGACGATGCGATGACGCGCGTGGCAATCAAGGCGCGGCCGGCTCACGATGCAACGCGAGGCCTGCCAATTCGCGCTGTGCTGGCAGCAGCGTGGTTACTGGGATGCGCAGCGTTCGGCATGCTGGTCGCCGCTCGCATCTGGCGGACGCACCAGGAACTTAAATGCTCGCGCTCGGCGGCGGATGGTGCGACTCTGGAGTTGGTAGCGGAGCTCTCGCGAACACTCGGCATGCGAACACCGCCGGAAGTCTTCACGTCCGCCGCCGCAGGGCAGCCATTTGTGTGGGGTTGGCTGACTGGCAGCATCTACTTGCCGACGGACTTCCAGCAGTTGGGCGATGCGCCGCAACGCCGGACGGTGCTGATGCATGAGTTGGCGCATGTCGCCCGTTGGGATGCGGCGATGAATCACGCTCAACTGTTCGTGCAGGCGATCTTCTTTTTTCATCCGCTCGTGTGGCGGGCGAATCGCGAGATCCGCAAGGAGCGCGAAAAGTGCTGCGACGAAATCGTGCTGAGCAGTTCGCTGGCCAGTCCGCGGCAATACTGCGAGGCGATCGTCGAAATGATGGCCCACGCGGTGCACGGCCGGCAGGCTGCGCCGGCGCTTGCCGTGGCAGGAGAGGTCGAGGCCGTGGAGGAGCGGATCGCGGCGATGATGACTCCGCACCGGCGCTTCGCTCGCCGCGCGTCCTGGGCGGCGCGCTGGGCAGTGCTGGCGGCGGCGTGCGTTGTCTTGCCGACGGCGCTCGTGGTCACAAGTCGCGCCGAAAGCCCGACGGAAGCAGCGGCAGATGCGACCGCGGCAGTCGCAGCCGGCGAGGGCAGCTGGAAGAAAGGGCAAGAGCTAGAAGTGCGGATCGTCGACGCCGAAACGCAGCAGCCGCTGCCGGGAGTGACCCTTGAATTGCAGAATCAGGGAGAAGGGATCGACTTCCAAGACGTGAGGGAGTTTGCGACAGACGCCAACGGGAGAGCCGTTCTGCAGTTGAGCGATCTACCGCCCACAGCAGTTCGCGTTTATCCGACGAAGGAGAGTTACGTCCCGCTGCGAGTTTATTGGGAAGGTGCGCCCTGGGCGAAGCTGCCCGCCGCGATCACGGTTCCGCTGACGCGCGCCACGCCCATCGGCGGAGTTGTGAAGAATGAAGCGGGCGAACCGATCTCGGGCGTGGCAGTCGAAATTCACTACTGGGCGACTGGCGAGGGCAAGGCGCCGCATATCCGCGCGAACATCAACGCGAAGACGACGACCGACGAGCAGGGACGCTGGCAGATCGACAAGATGCCGGCGGAGGTCGAACAGGATGAAGTTCGAATCTGGTTCACCCACCCCGACTACGTGAGCGACCATGTGAGGCGCGGCTACATTCCGACCCCGCTCTATCCGTCGTCTTCGTTTCAAAAGCTGTTCGACCAGAAGGCCGTCACCGCCATGCGGCGAGGGGACGACGTACGCGGTCAAGTGGTTGATGAGACTGGAAAGCCAATCGCCGGGGCGTCCATTAACGTGGATGAGCGTTACTACTGGTGGAGCGACGAGCCGCCGCGTGCGACCACCGACGAGAACGGCGAGTTCCGCATCGTCGGAATTGAGTTCAAGCCGAACGAACGACTGGCGCTGCATGGCCAAAGCCCGCTTTACGTCGCCGTGCAAGCCGCGGGGTACGCCCCCGAGTTAATCGGCGTCGACAAAGGGGGCGTCATTCCTCCCGTTACGTTGCGGCGCGGGCAGACGCTGCGCGGACGTATTGTCGACACGCAGGGTCAGCCGGTGGAAGGGGTGGGCGTCATCGAGCGGCAGTGGCGCGGGCAGCGAAACCGACTCGGGTTGGGCATGAAGTCGAATGCTGACGGCCGTTTCGAGATCACAGATGCGCCAGCTGACGATATTCAATACGACTTTTCCAAAGAAGGGTACATGAGCGTCGAAAACCTCGCTCTCAAACCAGGTAGCGAAGAGACCATCGTCACGCTCAAAGCGCCGCTGAAGATCAAGGGCGCCGTGATCGATGCGGAGACGAGAGAGCCGATCGGTCAATTCACATTGCTCAAAGGGATCGACTACGGCGACGGCAGAGCGCCTGAGTGGCCGAATTTCATGACGACGCAAATGGCGGGCGGGCGGTTCGAAACCAGCATCGACCAAGAGGAATTCTCGTGGCAGCTGCGCGTCGAAGCCGAGGGATACATGCCAGCGGAATCGCGAGCTTTCCGGCCGTACAAACCCGATCAGGGCGAAATCGCTTGGGGCGTTGAACTTCACAAAGCTGAACCGTTTTCCGGCACGGTGCTCGGCTTGAAGGGCGAGCCGCTCGCGGCGGCAGACGTCTATCTTTCCACGACAAGAACGAACCTTGACGGCCGTAAGGCGGTGTATCACGAAGGGAATCGCGTCACGAAAACAGATACATCAGGACGATTTTCACTACCTCCAGAAGTCGAGCCGTTCTGCTTGGTGGCGATCCACCCAGACGGCATTGCGATGGTGACGGAAAAGGAGTTCGCCGAGTCGACCGAGTTGCGATTGGAGCCGTGGACGGCCGACAACGAACAGTTGCAAATCATCCGGCGGCCGTCGCCAGGGCAGCACGTGAACTTTCCCAAGCCGTAG
- a CDS encoding BlaI/MecI/CopY family transcriptional regulator codes for MLPALSPAETEIVRLVWQLESATVQEICDALPKDRDIAYATVQTLLRRLERKGYVRHKASGKAHVFTAAVKREKVIKQTVLEFVERLFGGDPVPLLLHLADSSDLNPEDVKRLKKSIQDKAE; via the coding sequence ATGCTACCGGCTCTCAGTCCAGCGGAAACGGAAATCGTCCGACTTGTCTGGCAGCTTGAATCGGCGACGGTTCAAGAGATTTGCGACGCGCTGCCAAAGGACCGCGACATCGCCTACGCCACCGTGCAAACGCTGCTGCGGCGGCTGGAGAGAAAGGGATATGTGCGCCACAAAGCGAGCGGGAAGGCGCACGTGTTCACCGCGGCGGTGAAGCGCGAAAAGGTGATTAAGCAGACGGTGCTTGAGTTCGTCGAGCGATTGTTCGGCGGCGACCCTGTTCCGTTGTTGCTGCACTTGGCCGACAGTAGCGACCTAAATCCGGAAGACGTCAAACGACTAAAGAAATCCATTCAAGACAAAGCCGAATAG
- a CDS encoding DUF1559 domain-containing protein, with the protein MSLRQPFRRTHGGFTLVELLVVIAIIGVLVALLLPAVQAAREAARRSQCANNLRQFSLGCLTHEGAMKRLPAGFTTTPNADVHHTWAAYVLPYLEQGALFSNIDFKIASWEAWAKVGYGDTQSPAVPWLWTQLDLHLCPSDQQRNIHTGTPRAFAHGSYLANVGWGSPWKQVDTQAEYEKRQAQLVIDNAADAAQSGDLRGPFEKVFTTENKGLPLKAITDGTSNTVMLGEVRQYPGNDGRGLMYLGSGLYDHRYPPNTASQDEMEFCSENDKAGAVNPSAPCNNERGIVFPRYTSQTSRSQHAGGVNVSFCDGRTVFVSDAVDLAVWKRISTRAGGEVASEL; encoded by the coding sequence ATGTCATTGCGACAGCCGTTTCGCCGTACTCACGGCGGATTTACGTTGGTCGAATTGCTGGTAGTGATCGCCATCATCGGCGTCCTGGTGGCGCTATTGCTCCCGGCGGTGCAGGCCGCTCGGGAAGCGGCGCGTCGCAGTCAGTGCGCGAACAACCTGCGGCAGTTTTCGCTGGGATGCCTCACGCACGAAGGCGCCATGAAGCGGCTGCCGGCCGGGTTCACGACGACGCCTAACGCCGATGTGCACCACACCTGGGCCGCCTATGTTTTGCCTTACCTTGAACAAGGGGCGCTGTTCAGCAACATCGATTTCAAAATCGCGTCGTGGGAGGCTTGGGCGAAGGTCGGCTACGGAGACACCCAATCGCCCGCCGTTCCCTGGCTGTGGACTCAACTCGATCTGCACCTCTGCCCGTCGGATCAGCAACGAAACATCCACACTGGCACTCCGCGGGCCTTCGCTCACGGCAGCTATTTGGCCAATGTCGGTTGGGGCTCGCCTTGGAAGCAGGTCGATACGCAAGCGGAGTACGAGAAACGCCAAGCGCAGCTCGTCATCGACAACGCCGCCGACGCAGCCCAGAGCGGCGATCTCCGCGGACCCTTCGAGAAAGTTTTCACGACCGAGAACAAAGGCTTGCCGTTGAAGGCGATCACCGACGGCACGAGCAACACCGTGATGCTTGGCGAGGTTCGGCAGTACCCCGGCAACGACGGCCGCGGACTCATGTACCTCGGCAGCGGCCTCTACGATCATCGCTACCCGCCTAACACGGCGTCGCAAGATGAGATGGAATTCTGCAGCGAAAACGACAAGGCCGGAGCCGTCAATCCAAGCGCTCCCTGCAACAACGAGCGGGGAATTGTCTTTCCGCGTTACACGTCTCAAACCTCGCGCAGCCAGCACGCTGGCGGCGTGAATGTTTCGTTCTGCGACGGCCGCACGGTCTTCGTCAGCGACGCCGTCGATCTCGCCGTCTGGAAGCGCATCTCGACTCGCGCCGGCGGCGAAGTCGCGAGCGAACTCTAA
- a CDS encoding NAD(P)-dependent alcohol dehydrogenase, with amino-acid sequence MKAARILEYSKPLVLDDVPVPEVQPDEVMVQVRACGMCRSDVQLVDGYFRSYGDIPMPITPGHEITGVVRQLGELVSKSSTIQEGDHVVVAPGWGDGTCRHCLVGNTHICPNVRWPGFGLYGGFAEFIPVPARYVIKVDQRLKFEELAPLTDAGVTPYRGLKKLRDAGALAADRVLGIFGIGGLGGYAVQYAKLLGGGATVVAFARNAEKLAVATEYGADHVINVMDKSQADVVRELKQATGQGELDAIIDCAGAPQMMQLAFSLLSISGHYVDVGLVGDRIDIPLFPRVSREQTFHGSFWGNNLDLSEIMALAAQGKIRHTIQTIEFDQINEHIDRLRQGEIVGRAVIKF; translated from the coding sequence ATGAAAGCGGCGCGAATCCTCGAATACAGCAAACCTCTCGTCTTGGACGACGTTCCCGTTCCTGAAGTCCAGCCCGACGAGGTGATGGTTCAAGTCCGGGCCTGCGGTATGTGCCGCTCCGACGTGCAACTCGTCGACGGGTACTTCCGAAGTTACGGCGATATTCCGATGCCGATTACTCCAGGCCACGAGATCACCGGCGTCGTGCGCCAACTCGGCGAGCTCGTTTCTAAGTCGTCGACGATTCAGGAGGGCGATCACGTCGTCGTGGCGCCGGGCTGGGGCGACGGCACCTGTCGCCATTGCCTGGTCGGGAACACGCACATTTGTCCGAACGTCCGCTGGCCGGGGTTTGGCTTGTATGGCGGTTTCGCCGAATTCATTCCCGTTCCCGCTCGTTACGTCATCAAAGTCGATCAGCGGCTGAAGTTCGAAGAGCTCGCTCCGCTCACCGACGCCGGCGTCACTCCCTATCGCGGGCTGAAGAAGCTCCGCGACGCCGGCGCTCTCGCTGCGGACCGCGTCCTCGGAATCTTCGGCATCGGCGGACTCGGCGGATATGCCGTGCAGTATGCAAAACTTCTTGGCGGAGGCGCCACCGTCGTCGCCTTCGCGCGCAATGCCGAGAAGCTAGCCGTCGCGACCGAATATGGCGCGGACCACGTCATCAACGTCATGGACAAGTCGCAGGCCGATGTGGTGCGCGAGCTCAAGCAGGCGACAGGGCAGGGTGAGCTCGACGCAATCATCGACTGCGCCGGCGCGCCGCAAATGATGCAGCTGGCGTTCAGCCTCCTATCAATTAGCGGCCACTACGTCGACGTTGGCCTCGTCGGCGACCGCATCGACATTCCGCTGTTTCCGCGCGTCTCGCGCGAGCAAACGTTCCACGGCTCGTTCTGGGGCAACAACCTCGATCTCAGCGAGATCATGGCGTTGGCCGCGCAAGGCAAGATCCGCCACACGATCCAGACGATCGAGTTCGATCAAATCAACGAGCACATCGACCGGCTGCGACAGGGCGAGATCGTCGGGCGCGCTGTGATCAAGTTCTGA
- a CDS encoding putative quinol monooxygenase encodes MEKIVIVKWRIKQSEAPRLLKLLPELAERTRAEAGNVSYAVYQSEQDPCELLLHEHYVDAAAAEAHKQSEHYQRIVVNEIIPHLELREVALVTRFA; translated from the coding sequence ATGGAAAAGATCGTCATCGTAAAGTGGAGAATCAAGCAGTCAGAGGCCCCGCGCCTCTTGAAGCTGCTGCCCGAGCTGGCGGAGCGAACCAGAGCCGAGGCAGGCAACGTTTCTTACGCTGTCTACCAATCAGAGCAAGACCCTTGCGAACTCCTGCTGCATGAGCACTACGTCGACGCCGCTGCCGCCGAAGCGCACAAGCAATCAGAGCATTACCAGAGAATCGTCGTTAATGAAATCATCCCCCATCTCGAGCTTCGCGAGGTCGCCTTAGTGACGCGATTCGCGTAG
- a CDS encoding type 1 glutamine amidotransferase domain-containing protein translates to MSKKILIIASNTSSIGPHKRRTGIFLPEVAHPYAEFDRAKYHVDFVSLTGEPPFLDALNLAADPDNLAFLVGKGWSDMLKAKKLADVDVRAYDAIFVPGGLAPMADMSEHPLLKQVIQETYERGAVVGAVCHGPVSLLNVKLSNGEYLIAGKNITSFTNDEEENYAKADVPFELETALVNQGAIFHKVDPWQPNSLADGKLVTGQNPASAKGVAEKMIALLSA, encoded by the coding sequence ATGTCCAAGAAAATCCTCATCATCGCGTCGAACACCTCTTCGATCGGGCCGCACAAACGCCGCACCGGAATTTTCCTGCCGGAAGTCGCCCACCCGTACGCCGAGTTCGACCGCGCGAAATACCATGTCGACTTCGTCAGCCTCACGGGCGAGCCGCCTTTTCTCGACGCGCTGAACCTGGCCGCCGATCCCGACAACCTCGCTTTTTTAGTCGGCAAAGGCTGGAGCGACATGCTCAAAGCGAAGAAACTGGCCGACGTGGACGTACGTGCCTACGACGCCATCTTCGTGCCGGGCGGTTTGGCGCCGATGGCCGACATGTCGGAGCACCCGCTCCTAAAGCAGGTTATTCAAGAAACGTACGAGCGCGGCGCCGTCGTCGGGGCCGTCTGCCACGGGCCCGTTTCGCTGCTCAACGTGAAGCTCAGCAACGGCGAATACCTAATCGCCGGCAAGAACATCACGTCCTTCACCAACGACGAAGAAGAAAACTACGCGAAGGCCGACGTTCCCTTCGAGCTGGAAACAGCCCTCGTGAACCAAGGAGCGATTTTCCACAAGGTCGACCCGTGGCAGCCGAACAGCCTCGCCGACGGCAAGCTCGTCACCGGGCAGAATCCCGCCTCCGCGAAAGGCGTTGCCGAGAAAATGATCGCGCTCTTGAGCGCTTAG